One stretch of Alcaligenes aquatilis DNA includes these proteins:
- a CDS encoding FecR domain-containing protein: MSTPRPAMSPVDAQALEWQVVFWSGEVQEHEQQDFQIWLAADPLHEQAWARIQQFGQQMQLAPQEVASQVLQAGLSAQAVQRRRAILRSFLLLVCGGLGSYGVSRTPQWAAWNADYRTASGQRKELTLPDGTALALNTASSLNVQYSETQRNVVLLGGEVLISTASDPQIRHRPFVVQTPEGEVQALGTRFLVRHWPSKARVSVQVYEGAVELRPRHVGQRTRLQAGQQVLFSKQQSYTPEPANEQASAWQRGLLVAERWRLGDFLAEVARYRAGVLRCDPAVAGLMISGVYPLQDTDAILQSVSQALPVQVRMMTPYWVTVSASA; the protein is encoded by the coding sequence GTGAGCACACCCCGTCCCGCCATGAGTCCTGTTGATGCCCAGGCCCTGGAATGGCAAGTCGTCTTTTGGTCTGGTGAAGTGCAAGAGCACGAGCAGCAGGACTTTCAGATCTGGCTGGCGGCCGACCCCTTGCATGAGCAGGCCTGGGCCCGTATCCAGCAGTTTGGTCAGCAAATGCAGCTTGCGCCGCAGGAGGTGGCGTCGCAGGTCTTGCAGGCTGGTTTGTCCGCCCAGGCTGTACAGCGGCGTCGTGCCATTTTGCGTAGCTTCCTGTTGTTGGTGTGTGGCGGGCTGGGCAGTTATGGCGTGAGTCGCACACCCCAATGGGCGGCCTGGAATGCAGACTACCGCACTGCATCAGGCCAGCGTAAAGAGCTGACTTTGCCCGATGGCACCGCGCTGGCCCTGAATACGGCCAGTTCCTTGAACGTGCAATACAGCGAAACGCAACGCAATGTCGTCTTGCTGGGTGGCGAGGTTTTGATCAGTACGGCATCCGACCCGCAAATCCGGCATCGGCCTTTTGTGGTGCAGACCCCCGAAGGGGAAGTTCAGGCGCTGGGTACCCGTTTCCTGGTGCGACATTGGCCTTCTAAGGCGCGTGTCTCGGTCCAGGTTTATGAGGGGGCGGTAGAACTGCGCCCCCGCCATGTCGGTCAGCGCACACGCTTGCAGGCCGGACAGCAGGTCCTGTTCAGCAAGCAGCAAAGCTATACCCCAGAACCAGCCAATGAGCAGGCCAGCGCCTGGCAGCGTGGTTTGCTGGTTGCAGAGCGCTGGCGTTTGGGTGATTTTCTGGCAGAAGTCGCCCGTTATCGGGCGGGAGTCTTGCGCTGTGATCCGGCGGTGGCTGGGCTGATGATTTCGGGCGTCTACCCCTTGCAGGATACGGACGCGATTTTGCAATCGGTGTCGCAGGCTCTGCCCGTGCAGGTACGGATGATGACGCCGTATTGGGTCACGGTATCGGCGTCGGCGTAG
- the dinB gene encoding DNA polymerase IV, with translation MVYIYTVNGLIKVAAQEEKPLERRIAHVDMDAFYASVELLRYPHLRGSPVVIGGRSADTPRKLPDGSWQHARLADYVGRGVATTSTYEARQLGVFSAMGLMKAAQLAPDAILLPADFQAYRHYSRLFKQAVATVSEHIEDRGIDEIYVDLSHKTEDSHELAEQIRQAVNQATGLTCSVGITPNKLLSKIASELNKPNGACVLTMDDVPTRIWPLAVGKINGIGPKSVVKLTEMGIEKIGELAATPAEKLQEHFGLRYAQWLMAVAQGQDERPLSTDRTPKSISRETTFERDLHVRMDRSRLSAVLESLCEKLEQDLRKSAMCAQTIGIKLKFEDFKTVTRDLSLPAPVLAADAILAAARQNLKRAVLDRRLRLLGVKASALLPISEMPQEQPRQLDLDGLF, from the coding sequence ATGGTGTACATATATACAGTTAACGGGCTGATCAAGGTGGCGGCACAAGAAGAGAAACCCCTGGAGCGGCGTATCGCTCATGTGGATATGGATGCGTTTTATGCCTCGGTAGAGCTGCTGCGCTACCCGCATTTGCGTGGCAGCCCCGTGGTGATTGGCGGGCGCAGTGCGGATACGCCGCGTAAATTGCCCGATGGTAGTTGGCAACATGCCCGTCTGGCGGATTATGTTGGGCGCGGGGTCGCTACGACGTCGACTTATGAAGCCCGTCAGTTGGGTGTGTTCTCGGCCATGGGTTTAATGAAGGCGGCCCAACTAGCCCCTGATGCCATCTTGCTACCTGCCGATTTTCAAGCCTACCGCCATTATTCGCGCTTGTTTAAACAGGCTGTGGCGACGGTTTCGGAGCATATCGAGGATCGGGGTATCGACGAGATCTATGTAGACCTGAGTCATAAAACCGAAGACAGCCACGAATTAGCCGAGCAGATCCGCCAGGCGGTGAACCAGGCCACGGGCCTGACCTGTTCGGTAGGCATCACGCCCAATAAGCTGCTCTCCAAGATTGCTTCGGAATTGAACAAGCCCAATGGGGCCTGTGTGCTGACCATGGATGATGTCCCCACCCGCATCTGGCCGCTGGCCGTGGGCAAGATCAATGGTATTGGTCCCAAGTCGGTCGTGAAACTGACGGAAATGGGCATAGAGAAGATTGGGGAACTGGCCGCTACACCTGCAGAAAAACTGCAGGAACATTTTGGCCTGCGCTACGCGCAATGGCTGATGGCCGTGGCCCAAGGCCAGGACGAGCGCCCCTTGTCCACCGACCGCACGCCCAAATCCATCAGCCGTGAAACCACCTTCGAGCGTGATCTGCACGTGCGCATGGATCGCTCCCGCCTGTCTGCTGTGCTGGAGTCCTTGTGTGAAAAGCTGGAACAGGATTTACGCAAATCCGCCATGTGCGCCCAAACCATAGGGATCAAGCTGAAGTTCGAGGACTTCAAAACCGTGACGCGCGACCTGTCTCTGCCCGCGCCGGTGCTGGCGGCGGATGCCATTCTGGCTGCTGCCCGCCAGAATCTGAAACGCGCCGTACTGGACAGGCGCTTGCGCTTGCTGGGCGTGAAAGCCAGTGCCCTGCTGCCTATCAGTGAAATGCCGCAGGAGCAGCCCCGGCAACTGGATCTGGACGGCTTGTTCTGA
- a CDS encoding sigma-70 family RNA polymerase sigma factor produces MNERPATEVMTVAQMQQHIHVLYCQHRGWLHDWLRRRLGCSHHAADLVHDAYVRVMSSGRIPGPEQARPHLMQIAKGLVIDRYRRQQIEQAYLDALAHMPEPTAISPEERALTLEVLLRICAALDGLPGRVQQVFLLSRYEGLTYSAIAQRQGIAVATVRKYMLQATQACFAVMADLDASALP; encoded by the coding sequence GTGAACGAGCGCCCCGCCACCGAAGTGATGACCGTCGCTCAGATGCAGCAACATATACATGTGTTGTATTGCCAGCACCGTGGCTGGCTGCACGATTGGTTACGGCGACGTTTGGGCTGTTCTCACCATGCGGCCGATCTGGTGCATGACGCTTATGTGCGTGTCATGAGCTCGGGCCGCATCCCCGGTCCGGAGCAGGCCCGCCCTCACTTGATGCAGATCGCCAAGGGGCTGGTCATTGATCGCTACCGCCGTCAGCAAATTGAGCAGGCGTATCTGGATGCCTTGGCGCATATGCCGGAACCGACGGCGATCTCTCCTGAAGAACGTGCCCTGACCCTGGAAGTGCTGCTGCGTATTTGCGCTGCTTTGGACGGGCTGCCCGGTCGCGTCCAGCAAGTATTTTTATTGTCGCGCTACGAGGGCCTGACTTACTCGGCCATTGCTCAGCGTCAGGGCATTGCTGTGGCGACAGTACGCAAATACATGCTGCAGGCCACTCAAGCCTGTTTTGCTGTGATGGCTGATCTGGACGCGAGCGCCCTGCCGTGA